AATCCCTTCAACCCGGTAACGCAAATTCGTTTTGAATTGCCAGTATCGGCTGAGGTCGACCTTTCGGTATTTGATGTTACAGGTCGAAAAGTTGCCGTGCTGGTGGATGGCCCTATGCAAAGCGGCCGGCACAGCGTTGCGTTTGACGGGCTCAATTTATCGAGCGGTACCTATTTCTACCAGCTACAGACGGGCAACTTGAGAATCACAAAACCGATGACGCTAACCAAGTAGCAGCAGACCAGGTGGCAGTAACAGCACAGAAATGACAGGACAAAAAAACAGGACAGCGATCCTACCCCTACGATCTCTGTCCTGTTATGAACGGATTTTCCCGGATGCGTTGAATGATATGACCGAGAAAAGAGAAGCTAGTACTTATTTAACAGTCTTGGTATAGCGTATTTACGGGGTTTTTGATGTGATATTCAGCAAAGCAGCTGTTTTTTCTTTCGCTATTTCAACTTTTGCGCGTTCCAGTGCATGCATCATTTCTTCTTTGGAGTAAGGCTTGCTCAAATAGTCATCCATTCCTGACTCTAAGAACTTCTCGCGATCACCTACCATTGCACGGGCAGTGACGGCGATAATCCAGGGACTTTGTTTGCCCTCCGTCATTGCACGGATGTGAGCTGTGGCTGCCTGTCCATCCATTTCCGGCATTTGGATATCCATCAATATGATGTCATAGTGTGCCTTTTCACAGGCCCATACCGCTTCCATGCCATTTGTAGCCTGGGTGACTTCGTACCCGAGTTTACCTAAAAAATGAGAGGCCAGTTTTTGGTTATCAGCTTCGTCGTCAACAACCAATACACGTGGCGTTTTGGGTGTGTGCTCTTCCTGTTTTGCTGTTGTGCTATCTTCGTTTTCACCTGCAAACTTGCGAACCAAAGCTCCTAACAGCTGGTGTAATTGCGCACCAGCAACGGGTTTCATAATACTCAGTGACACAATTTCCGGCTCGTAATGGTGTTTGCCATCATCAGAAAGCAACACAAGGGGCAAGGTACTGCCGGCCAACTCTCGGATCTGACGCGCTACCGACAAA
This sequence is a window from Bacteroidota bacterium. Protein-coding genes within it:
- a CDS encoding response regulator, producing LSVARQIRELAGSTLPLVLLSDDGKHHYEPEIVSLSIMKPVAGAQLHQLLGALVRKFAGENEDSTTAKQEEHTPKTPRVLVVDDEADNQKLASHFLGKLGYEVTQATNGMEAVWACEKAHYDIILMDIQMPEMDGQAATAHIRAMTEGKQSPWIIAVTARAMVGDREKFLESGMDDYLSKPYSKEEMMHALERAKVEIAKEKTAALLNITSKTP